The Setaria viridis chromosome 9, Setaria_viridis_v4.0, whole genome shotgun sequence sequence AATACGTAGTTAAGTATAGCTAGAGTGGCATATACATGATACATTGATTACCCTCATCTTTACAACCTACAGCTATTATGTACTGAAATTGCATTGTGAAAGTTTAAACATCAGAATGAATTACCAGCCAGGATGCCTCATTTTGCAGAACCTTAGGTATATCCAAGTGATGCGGCTTAACAAACTGCTGCAGCAGACCAATCTTCTGTGAGATCTCCATGTCGGTAATGGCATCCTCCGCGGAGGTCCCAAACGTGCGGTCGAACAATTTCGTCATGATGTACTTCTCAAGGCCCTAAAATGCACAAAGTCCCATCATGGGGTCTCATAGCCAAATGCAGTCAATGCAGACAGCATCCTCGAACTAGGCAGGGCAAGAACAAAAACCAATCCAATGAGGCTTCACCTCGAGCGCGTGGTCGATTTCCTGGTTGGTGGCGTTGGCCCAGAGCGGGTGGTCCCTGATGGCGCCCTCCATCTCAGTGAGGAAGGCCTGTACCttgccgccgtcctcctcggcgTTGGGCTCGTGGAAGGAGAAGGACACGAGGAAGCTGCCGGCGCAAAACTAACCGCTGGTCAGATAGATCCATAGGAAGCAACCCGCGCTCTACTATCCAGTCATCTAGATTTGATCGATTCAAGCTACGATGTTTCGGCGGCGTGGGCCTCGCCGGAGTAAGGGACGGGGCAAGGGGCGACTGACCTCTTGATGGAACGGAagagatcggcggcggcggggcggcgcatGCGGTCGAGGAAGTCGTAGAAGTCCGggcgcgacgccgccgacgtGGGGCTCTCCATCGCaacctcgcgcgccgccgccgcctcgcctgcgGCTGCCTCGTGGTGTCCGCGTGCGCGTCGGCTGATTCGTCTGACCAGTTGGTTTACAACTAGAACGAGGATGGTGAGGTGCCGTGCTGCCGTGTGCGCGGGCTGCCGGGTTGGATGATTCCACTTCCAGATTCCTCTGCTAGCATAGTGTTGCCCCAAACAGGACAGGAGGATCCTCCATCTCGCGATTGCTGGTAGAGGTAGCAGCAGAGTTGGATCAGGTTGCAGAAGAAGCTAGTATACTATTTCCTCCGTCCTGAATAACAGTCGTTTTCGCTTCACCATAAACAACtttaactatatatatatatatatatatataatattaatatttattatacaaaattaatatcattgatatttgaatctaattttttaataaatttatttaaagATACAAATGGTGAACGTTTTTTCTACAAATCCAGTTAAACTTGCAGCACAGAAACAAAGTGACAAAAACAAAGTGACAACAGTTAtttagggacggagggagtacgctCAACTCTCTTTCGAAAAGGAAAGGACAGGGAATTAGGGAGAGAAAGCAGCACTGTCAGACAAAAACAGTTTGGGGGTCTCTCTCTGCAAAAACGCAAAGAGATTCATTCAGTTATCAGAACACTCCAATAATGAGAACAGGCACTCAGTCAGTCAGTCTAACAAATAACACAATCAAGAGCACACAAGTTGCTATCCATCTACaatcatacatacatcctgTTGAAATCAATCTTCTGGCAACACATGAACAGGTTGTGGAGGCATCCATCTCAGCAGTTGGGGAACAACTCCCAAGCCTCAATGCACAGTTGCTGAAGTCTTTGTAAAGATAACTTGCTGCTTGTCCCATCCCCCTGCCCTTGAAAAAACTGCGGATGCCAAAGCTTCATGGGCACATTTTCCATGCAAGATGCATCACATTGTCTTCGATGAATGGCCGCAAATCCCACATGAGGCAGTATCCCTGGAGCTCTGATGACGGTGTTTTAAGGGATAATGCATTGACAATCTTTTCCTGTAGGGGAAGGTGAATCTTCGTTAATCAAAAAGGTGAAAGAAACTGAGGGAGACGCAACATAATTCAAAGCATAAGAGCAAAACGAACATTCTGACACATGGACACAAATTACCTGCATCATGTAGTCAAGCTTCAACATGTTGCGAACAATGACCATCACTGTAACAAACGATACATCGCTGTCCAATTGATCTGTGTTTTTATCCTCCTCCTGTGGTGTAGAAACACCCTGCTACCCAGTTTCCACATTATACTTCATCGTTGCAAAACAGCAAGTTTTTCTCTGATGAACAGAACACTGGAAGCAAGGACTAGAAATGTTGGGAGATAAACTTATACCTCCATCTCTATGATGCAAGATTCGGTAGTCAGCTTGTTATCAATGCTATGACAGTCTGAAACTTCCAGAGCACTTAAACTGGCTGTAAGTGTGATGCCATAGACATCCTCGACTAGACATTCAAGCTCTTCAAGCAAAGCCTTAACTAGCAGAAAATAATAGAACAACAGCTCAATTAGAATTGGGAGTCTCACTAAAATGATACGGCAATATTATAAACCATAGTTCCAGCTTTAAAATATGAATCGAAGACGACAATTAAAAGGAATTAATGGACACCTTAGCCAGATATTTCCCTCTGTCTATTCTCAAGGAATTAATGGACACCTTAGCCAGCTTTAAAAGGAAAAATCCATGtaaacaagcaaacaacaaaTATAAAACTTTGAACTCCAGCAGAACTATCCATGCTAATTGCTAATACATTAATTTGCACTTATATGTCTAACATGAGAATAAATCCCTTCGAATCGCAATGTTTGCTGCACCAATCTAACTGCATCTGGCCTCTCAAGCAGTTTGTAAATTTTGCAAATAATCGCAGCAAGGCCTTTACCATCAAAATGCTTGAGAATATTGAATAGGATAAAGATAAAC is a genomic window containing:
- the LOC117838790 gene encoding vacuolar protein sorting-associated protein 9A; protein product: MGQAASYLYKDFSNCALRLGSCSPTAEMDASTTCSCVARRLISTGSIARWRILLSCLGQHYASRGIWKWNHPTRQPAHTAARHLTILVLVVNQLVRRISRRARGHHEAAAGEAAAAREVAMESPTSAASRPDFYDFLDRMRRPAAADLFRSIKSFLVSFSFHEPNAEEDGGKVQAFLTEMEGAIRDHPLWANATNQEIDHALEGLEKYIMTKLFDRTFGTSAEDAITDMEISQKIGLLQQFVKPHHLDIPKVLQNEASWLLAVKELQKINSFKAPREKLLCIMSCCQVINNLLLNISMSNDRTLSGADEFLPILIYITIKANPPQLHSNLKFVQLFRRETKLVSEVEYYLTNLISAKMFILDVNARSLSMEETEFQKHMESARLVTQISVASPSSSQGLPTSARARKEEADVAGSKFPFMDSETESLSPEEVKQLHDLYRQVVSRYTLLSKALTKLSIDEDQLLSSVDDS
- the LOC117838792 gene encoding uncharacterized protein isoform X2, with protein sequence MLDEPPPPDAAGVDESTCRGIFVEFMTKVARFEELAESGNRLLVRFHQELEYFRRPQIPTESDVMKQILKSNCTHRMKSYLEAGCRLHSQNISNINQLRSCEDGLKDHINKVKALLEELECLVEDVYGITLTASLSALEVSDCHSIDNKLTTESCIIEMEGVSTPQEEDKNTDQLDSDVSFVTVMVIVRNMLKLDYMMQEKIVNALSLKTPSSELQGYCLMWDLRPFIEDNVMHLAWKMCP
- the LOC117838792 gene encoding uncharacterized protein isoform X1; translation: MLDEPPPPDAAGVDESTCRGIFVEFMTKVARFEELAESGNRLLVRFHQELEYFRRPQIPTESDVMKQILKSNCTHRMKSYLEAGCRLHSQNISNINQLRSCEDGLKDHINKVKALLEELECLVEDVYGITLTASLSALEVSDCHSIDNKLTTESCIIEMEQGVSTPQEEDKNTDQLDSDVSFVTVMVIVRNMLKLDYMMQEKIVNALSLKTPSSELQGYCLMWDLRPFIEDNVMHLAWKMCP